CTTTTTCATGCAATCATGTGGCTGATGAATACCTAAGAAATAAGGGTTATAGAAAATTAATAGTTGATAATTATATTGTGTTTTATTTAATTGAGGAAGAAAAGGATCAAGTTATTATCATGCGAGTTCTGTATGGAAAACAAAAATATGAGAATTTACTTTAGATACACCCATAACTTGGGTGTATTTAATTTGAATATAAGTGGTTATAAAGAAATGTAGCCACACATATTAACGTAAATGTTGAATTTGGTGAGGGTGACGGAAAGATTCGGGTGGATTAAATAGTTCAGAAAGCCGGAGATTGCAAACCAAGCGAAAGAGTTACCTATAAAATGATATAAGAGTATAATAGAAAGTAAATATGGATTTAAAGTATATACGGATTATATTGCAAAAGTGAAAAGAGACTTTGGATTGTCCTATTTATATACTAGTACTAATATAAATGTATTTACAATATTAAATTATGGGTATACAGTGTACAAAATGTATTATATTAAATTTTATTTCTTAAGTAATTTAGATTAAAGTGGGAAAGATAGTAATAAAGGAGTGTTATTTATGAAAAGCGTGATTGTAAAAAAACCAGGAGGTTATGAGCAACTTGAGGTTGTTGATATGAATATACCTAAATTAAAAGAAGGAGAATTACTTATAAAAGTACATTGTGCAGCAGTTAATCGTACAGATATTATAACAAGAGAGGGAAAAGTAGGTTATCTTGAAAATCCTATTTTAGGGGTGGAGATTTCAGGGGTAGTTACTGAAATAAGTGGTAAAAGCTCTTTTTCTATAGGAGATAGAGTAATGAGATTAGTTAATGGTGGAGGTTATGCTGAATTCGCTGTAATGCCATCAGATAGAGCTATAAAAGTTCCTGATTCTTTATCATTTGATGAAGCAGCCGCGATTCCGGAAGTGTTCTTAACTGCTTATCAAACATTATTTTGGCTTGGTAAACTTAAAAAAAATGAAACCGTTTTAATTCATGCAGGTGCAAGTGGTGTTGGAACAGCAGCAATTCAATTGGCAAAACATATTAGTGATGCAAAAGTTATTGTTACTGCTGGTTCTAAAAGGAAACTAGATTTTTGTAGGGAACTTGGAGCAGATGTTCTTATAAACTATAAAGAGCAGTCATTTGATGAAGAAGTTTTAAAAGCAACAAATGGTGAAGGTGTAGATTTAATTTTAGATTTTGTTGGAGCTGATTATTGGAATAAAAACTTAGCTAGTATTAAAAAAGAAGGAAGATGGGTTCTTATTGGTATACTAGGTGGAGCAGAGGTGGAAAAAGTAAATTTATTATCAATTATGTCAAAGTGTATTCAATTTACAGGAACTTTATTAACTCCAAGAAGTAATG
The nucleotide sequence above comes from Proteiniborus ethanoligenes. Encoded proteins:
- a CDS encoding type II toxin-antitoxin system RelE/ParE family toxin → MANNYTIKMTPKAADDLDNIYRYISEELFATSAATNILERIEKEIMRLKEFPFSCNHVADEYLRNKGYRKLIVDNYIVFYLIEEEKDQVIIMRVLYGKQKYENLL
- a CDS encoding NAD(P)H-quinone oxidoreductase, whose translation is MIVKKPGGYEQLEVVDMNIPKLKEGELLIKVHCAAVNRTDIITREGKVGYLENPILGVEISGVVTEISGKSSFSIGDRVMRLVNGGGYAEFAVMPSDRAIKVPDSLSFDEAAAIPEVFLTAYQTLFWLGKLKKNETVLIHAGASGVGTAAIQLAKHISDAKVIVTAGSKRKLDFCRELGADVLINYKEQSFDEEVLKATNGEGVDLILDFVGADYWNKNLASIKKEGRWVLIGILGGAEVEKVNLLSIMSKCIQFTGTLLTPRSNEYKALLTKEFSENIIPYFENKKIKPIIDTKFSLEDIGKAHLHMEGSHNIGKIIINVCE